One region of Drosophila kikkawai strain 14028-0561.14 chromosome 2R, DkikHiC1v2, whole genome shotgun sequence genomic DNA includes:
- the LOC108071982 gene encoding uncharacterized protein: MSKFLAAAFAFVAIVLILVSAAPAPPQLLDAQTAIQKIIDAYNRIPGPSVVHPWEVARVIDPNTFVAHF; the protein is encoded by the exons ATGTCGAAATTCCTTGCCGCCGCCTTTGCCTTCGTTGCCATCGTCCTGATCCTTGTCAGTGCCGCCCCCGCGCCGCCCCAGCTGCTGGATGCCCAGACTGCCATTCAAAAGATAATCG ATGCCTACAATCGCATTCCAGGACCCTCGGTTGTCCATCCGTGGGAGGTGGCCCGCGTGATCGACCCTAACACCTTTGTGGCCCACTTTTAG
- the LOC108072148 gene encoding G-protein coupled receptor dmsr-1 — translation MQDTSLNMTQSHLQPQMAAFNKTVLKELQITKTDIDKFLKYWQEFQKKNMSSQVDECQGYCQGEIYNWLRAYNSIHGYVSLMICIFGTIANILNIMVLTRKEMAKTPINNILKWLAVADMFVMLEYIPYTSYQYIYMGPGEKDLSYTWAVCLLIHMHFTQILHTISIGLTVTLAIWRYVAIRHPNGGCANFLLAHSREAILLPFILSPILCLPTYFVFKVRETYDVDSVNAEAMYHVYFDQDSVLYRFNFWIHSVIIKLLPCGILIVISAVLMHVLCEASRRRLKLRDYSNPAKYAIQLNLNESKSKKPPRCDRRNDRTTLLLVAVLVLFLVTEFPQGLLGLLSSVMEKCFFAHCYPPFGELMDLLALINAAVGFVLYGLMSKQFRTTFRSLFMKRHFGSTEMTRLTRVTTTCV, via the exons ATGCAGGACACCAGCCTCAACATGACCCAATCGCATTTGCAGCCCCAAATGGCGGCCTTCAACAAGACGGTTCTGAAAGAGCTGCAGATAACCAAAACTGATATCGACAAGTTCCTGAAGTATTGGCAGGAATTCCAGAAGAAGAACATGTCCAGCCAGGTGGACGAGTGTCAGGGCTATTGTCAAGGTGAAATTTACAACTGGCTGCGCGCCTACAACAGCATCCATGGATACGTATCCCTGATG ATTTGCATATTCGGGACGATAGCAAACATCTTGAACATAATGGTTCTGACCAGAAAGGAAATGGCCAAGACGCCCATAAATAATATCCTCAAGTGGCTGGCGGTGGCCGATATGTTTGTGATGCTGGAATATATACCCTACACTTCCTATCAGTATATCTACATGGGGCCAG GTGAAAAGGATCTGAGTTACACCTGGGCTGTTTGCCTGTTGATCCACATGCACTTTACCCAGATCCTGCACACCATCTCGATTGGACTGACCGTAACACTGGCCATTTGGCGATATGTAGCCATCAG ACATCCCAACGGGGGCTGTGCCAACTTCCTGCTCGCTCATTCCCGAGAGGCGATCCTCCTGCCCTTCATCCTGTCACCGATCCTCTGCCTGCCCACATATTTTGTGTTTAAGGTGCGCGAAACGTATGACGTGGACAGTGTCAATGCGGAGGCCATGTACCATGTGTATTTTGACCAGGATTCGGTTCTATACAG GTTCAATTTTTGGATACATTCCGTGATTATTAAACTTTTACCCTGCGGAATTCTGATCGTGATCAGTGCCGTGCTCATGCATGTCTTGTGCGAGGCCTCCAGACGTCGTCTGAAGCTAAGGGACTACAGTAATCCCGCCAAGTATGCCATCCAGCTCAATCTGAATGAGTCCAAGTCCAAGAA GCCGCCACGCTGCGATCGTCGCAATGATCGCACCACCCTCCTCCTGGTGGCCGTGCTGGTCCTCTTCCTGGTCACCGAGTTCCCCCAGGGATTGCTCGGCCTGCTGTCGAGCGTGATGGAGAAGTGCTTCTTCGCCCACTGCTATCCGCCCTTTGGGGAGCTAATGGACCTGCTGGCGCTGATCAACGCGGCCGTAGGATTCGTGCTCTACGGACTGATGTCGAAACAGTTCCGGACCACCTTCCGTTCGCTGTTCATGAAGCGGCACTTCGGCAGCACCGAGATGACCCGACTGACCCGAGTGACCACCACGTGCGTCTAA
- the LOC108072147 gene encoding zinc finger protein 316: MEADITPVAETNGTAGISPELRENAQGNPEPQQQESVKSLDGGAGAVGGIMDYLEDSEATTGNQGAEAEYLDEEMPTEEEKEADASGSAGGEEAETSNIEDSEKTAAADGGEEQLKSGEEGDKESEDAAAAEEKEEAEVTGEETTKKVTEATAGEEGDEDEAAKGEGEGPEADKDEEEGEDEAEDEGEDADGEEADEEDEDGTEDPTEEGEEVLEPEASDEEGELITGDEPGEHVDGEATAAPTRERKIEEVVDENQCRVCTSKEDLVDLFKKQIDATPADMLLVICPSVSILPKDFMPQFICTKCLESLTIAIQLRKQLETTDQDLRKRLSRSKNKVRRPRGYVVIDAPVTDSSEDEEELDDEFKVSDVGGSTSADSDSVDSDASSQMKEKKKPGRPRKTPMKRSKEEDDDEDSPSVPKKKYPTTPAASVGPFECEHCDLTFSRKQSYVLHRKTHERTEHTCPICGKKFKVEWAYKTHMERHEQERAQFRCELCSQVFRLRAELKRHMAVKHDEHGFIYECKRCQRTFLTSQRLQRHQAIGCQRPREEVRIKEEPRIKMEPRISHSHGHGNHGKRRPGEGRDLFKAVAPPTTTYWSDSFSD, from the exons ATGGAGGCAGACATAACGCCCGTGGCAGAAACTAATGGAACCGCCGGTATTAGTCCCGAGCTGCGCGAGAATGCTCAGGGAAACCCGGAGCCACAGCAACAGGAAAGCGTCAAATCCCTGGATGGCGGCGCTGGAGCTGTGGGCGGGATTATGGATTACCTAGAG GATTCGGAAGCCACTACTGGAAATCAGGGGGCAGAGGCGGAATACCTGGACGAGGAAATGCCaacggaggaggagaaggaagcCGATGCATCAGGCAGTGCAGGCGGAGAGGAGGCGGAGACTAGCAATATCGAGGATTCCGAGAAAACTGCAGCTGCCGATGGCGGTGAAGAGCAGCTAAAATCCGGTGAAGAGGGTGACAAGGAATCTGAagatgctgcagcagctgagGAAAAAGAAGAGGCAGAAGTCACTGGagaagaaacaacaaaaaaggtgaCTGAAGCAACCGCTGGCGAAGAAGGAGACGAGGATGAAGCCGCCaagggagaaggagaaggtCCAGAAGCCGACAAGGATGAGGAAGAAGGTGAAGACGAAGCAGAAGATGAAGGCGAAGATGCCGACGGCGAAGAAGCCGACGAAGAAGATGAAGATGGAACTGAAGATCCCACCGAGGAAGGAGAAGAAGTTCTAGAGCCCGAGGCCAGCGACGAAGAGGGCGAACTAATCACCGGCGATGAGCCCGGCGAACATGTCGATGGCGAGGCCACAGCAGCTCCCACTCGCGAGCGCAAAATAGAGGAGGTGGTGGATGAGAACCAGTGCCGCGTCTGCACCAGCAAGGAGGATCTAGTCGACCTGTTCAAAAAGCAAATCGATGCCACGCCCGCGGACATGCTGCTGGTCATATGCCCCAGTGTCTCGATTTTGCCCAAGGACTTTATGCCCCAGTTCATCTGCACTAAGTGCCTGGAGAGCCTCACCATTGCCATACAGCTGCGGAAGCAACTGGAGACCACGGACCAGGATCTGCGCAAGCGCTTGTCCCGCAGCAAGAACAAGGTGCGGCGTCCCCGCGGCTACGTGGTCATCGATGCACCAGTGACCGATTCCAgtgaggatgaggaggagctCGACGACGAGTTCAAGGTATCCGATGTCGGTGGATCGACAAGTGCGGATAGCGATTCCGTAGACTCTGATGCCAGTTCGCAAAtgaaggagaagaagaagccAGGACGTCCGCGAAAGACCCCAATGAAGAGGAGTaaggaggaggacgacgatGAGGACTCGCCCAGTGTCCCGAAGAAGAAGTATCCAACCACACCGGCAGCGTCTGTCGGTCCATTTGAGTGCGAACACTGCGACTTGACCTTCTCCCGCAAGCAATCCTATGTGCTGCACCGCAAGACCCACGAACGGACGGAACACACTTGCCCCATTTGCGGCAAGAAGTTCAAGGTGGAGTGGGCCTACAAGACCCACATGGAGCGGCATGAACAGGAGCGTGCGCAGTTCCGCTGTGAGCTGTGCTCCCAGGTATTCCGACTGCGGGCGGAACTCAAGCGCCATATGGCCGTAAAGCATGACGAGCATGGCTTCATCTACGAGTGCAAGCGCTGTCAGAGGACCTTCCTCACATCGCAACGGTTGCAGCGCCACCAAGCCATCGGCTGCCAGCGGCCCAGGGAGGAGGTGCGTATCAAAGAGGAGCCACGTATCAAAATGGAGCCACGCATTAGCCATTCCCACGGCCATGGTAACCACGGCAAGCGGCGCCCCGGTGAGGGTAGAGACCTATTCAAGGCCGTGGCCCCACCAACCACCACTTACTGGAGCGACAGCTTCTCGGACTAG
- the BBS4 gene encoding BBSome complex member BBS4 homolog isoform X1, which produces MYEPGTEQINCNGRLIELPSLEVVRPAPKMPSDANINWLLHIYFTRREFTRCRRLIERELNRHLNPEYLYFVQGLIDREEGNNIEALRHLQKSVELNPRNIETYKEIGRTLYLMGRFSQALGVFREAEQRSTRPDHEIYHYLGELLYRAATTQSQMEVARQQQDESRAYFELAIQSGRKLESFVRLAELYRKEKQYQKAIDVLETCLHLTPENSEVLIEISVLYLKINETQKAHDRLAEVVSIERKCSPKGLLAFGAILQSRNDVDGALSKYSQIANAEPEIAELWNNIGLCFFKKQKFIVAISSLRKSVWLSPLNYNALYNLSLIYIASEQYASAFHTLAAAINLRKDNAECYMLLGLCLRKLDDLENAFVALERASGMACGQQGSVRNPLVVMNFALFCYETGRLALAAEQYNRFMSQAQDLLLPTEYKFQATKLKSLLRISNQGNGILLDAADSEDSDLRQNGFEELPPDDLPLEVNAVVSQN; this is translated from the exons ATGTACGAGCCGGGAACGGAACAAATCAACTGCAACGGCAGGCTCATCGAATTGCCCAGCTTGGAGGTTGTGCGGCCAG CTCCCAAAATGCCCAGCGATGCCAACATTAATTGGCTGCTCCACATTTATTTTACTCGGCGCGAGTTCACGCGCTGTCGCCGCCTCATCGAACGTGAGCTGAATCGACACCTGAATCCCGAGTACCTGTACTTTGTCCAG GGCCTAATTGACCGCGAAGAGGGCAATAACATTGAGGCTTTGCGACACTTGCAGAAATCCGTGGAGCTCAATCCGCGGAACATTGAGACGTACAAGGAAATCGGTCGGACACT CTACTTAATGGGTCGTTTTAGCCAGGCTCTGGGGGTTTTCCGGGAGGCAGAGCAGCGCAGCACCCGGCCGGACCATGAAATATATCATTACCTGGGCGAGCTCCTTTATCGGGCGGCCACCACGCAAAGCCAAATGGAGGTGGCCAGGCAGCAGCAAGATGAATCCCGGGCCTACTTTGAGCTTGCAATTCAATCAGGACGGAAACTGGAGAGCTTTGTGCGTTTGGCAGAACTCTATCGCAAGGAAAAGCAATACCAAAAAGCCATCGATGTGCTGGAGACATGCCTGCA CCTGACACCTGAAAACTCCGAAGTGCTGATTGAAATCAGTGTTTTGTACCTGAAAATCAACGAGACCCAAAAGGCGCACGATCGTCTGGCGGAAGTCGTCAGCATCGAGCGGAAATGCTCGCCCAAGGGTCTGTTGGCCTTCGGGGCCATTTTGCAG tCCCGGAACGACGTGGATGGCGCCCTTAGCAAATACAGCCAAATCGCAAACGCTGAGCCGGAAATTGCCGAGCTCTGGAACAACATTGGATTGTGCTTCTtcaaaaagcaaaagtttaTTGTG GCCATTTCATCTCTGCGCAAATCCGTTTGGCTCTCGCCGCTTAATTACAACGCTCTGTACAACTTGAGCTTAATATACATTGCCT CTGAACAATATGCCAGTGCCTTTCACACGCTGGCCGCAGCCATAAACCTGCGCAAGGATAATGCCGAGTGCTACATGCTCCTGGGGC TGTGTTTACGTAAGCTGGACGACTTGGAGAACGCATTCGTGGCCCTGGAAAGGGCCAGTGGCATGGCATGTGGCCAGCAAGGCTCGGTACGGAATCCTTTGGTTGTGATGAACTTTGCCCTGTTTTGCTATGAAACCGGAAGACTGGCCCTGGCCGCCGAGCAATACAACAGGTTCATGAGCCAGGCCCAGGACCTGCTGCTGCCCACGGAA TACAAATTCCAAGCCACCAAGCTGAAATCTCTTCTGAGAATATCGAATCAAGGCAACGGCATCCTGCTGGATGCTGCAGACTCAGAGGACTCGGATTTGCGGCAAAATGGATTCGAGGAACTACCACCAGATGATCTGCCCTTGGAGGTGAATGCAGTTGTAAGCCAAAACTGA
- the BBS4 gene encoding BBSome complex member BBS4 homolog isoform X2: MYEPGTEQINCNGRLIELPSLEVVRPAPKMPSDANINWLLHIYFTRREFTRCRRLIERELNRHLNPEYLYFVQGLIDREEGNNIEALRHLQKSVELNPRNIETYKEIGRTLYLMGRFSQALGVFREAEQRSTRPDHEIYHYLGELLYRAATTQSQMEVARQQQDESRAYFELAIQSGRKLESFVRLAELYRKEKQYQKAIDVLETCLHLTPENSEVLIEISVLYLKINETQKAHDRLAEVVSIERKCSPKGLLAFGAILQSRNDVDGALSKYSQIANAEPEIAELWNNIGLCFFKKQKFIVAISSLRKSVWLSPLNYNALYNLSLIYIALCLRKLDDLENAFVALERASGMACGQQGSVRNPLVVMNFALFCYETGRLALAAEQYNRFMSQAQDLLLPTEYKFQATKLKSLLRISNQGNGILLDAADSEDSDLRQNGFEELPPDDLPLEVNAVVSQN; this comes from the exons ATGTACGAGCCGGGAACGGAACAAATCAACTGCAACGGCAGGCTCATCGAATTGCCCAGCTTGGAGGTTGTGCGGCCAG CTCCCAAAATGCCCAGCGATGCCAACATTAATTGGCTGCTCCACATTTATTTTACTCGGCGCGAGTTCACGCGCTGTCGCCGCCTCATCGAACGTGAGCTGAATCGACACCTGAATCCCGAGTACCTGTACTTTGTCCAG GGCCTAATTGACCGCGAAGAGGGCAATAACATTGAGGCTTTGCGACACTTGCAGAAATCCGTGGAGCTCAATCCGCGGAACATTGAGACGTACAAGGAAATCGGTCGGACACT CTACTTAATGGGTCGTTTTAGCCAGGCTCTGGGGGTTTTCCGGGAGGCAGAGCAGCGCAGCACCCGGCCGGACCATGAAATATATCATTACCTGGGCGAGCTCCTTTATCGGGCGGCCACCACGCAAAGCCAAATGGAGGTGGCCAGGCAGCAGCAAGATGAATCCCGGGCCTACTTTGAGCTTGCAATTCAATCAGGACGGAAACTGGAGAGCTTTGTGCGTTTGGCAGAACTCTATCGCAAGGAAAAGCAATACCAAAAAGCCATCGATGTGCTGGAGACATGCCTGCA CCTGACACCTGAAAACTCCGAAGTGCTGATTGAAATCAGTGTTTTGTACCTGAAAATCAACGAGACCCAAAAGGCGCACGATCGTCTGGCGGAAGTCGTCAGCATCGAGCGGAAATGCTCGCCCAAGGGTCTGTTGGCCTTCGGGGCCATTTTGCAG tCCCGGAACGACGTGGATGGCGCCCTTAGCAAATACAGCCAAATCGCAAACGCTGAGCCGGAAATTGCCGAGCTCTGGAACAACATTGGATTGTGCTTCTtcaaaaagcaaaagtttaTTGTG GCCATTTCATCTCTGCGCAAATCCGTTTGGCTCTCGCCGCTTAATTACAACGCTCTGTACAACTTGAGCTTAATATACATTGCCT TGTGTTTACGTAAGCTGGACGACTTGGAGAACGCATTCGTGGCCCTGGAAAGGGCCAGTGGCATGGCATGTGGCCAGCAAGGCTCGGTACGGAATCCTTTGGTTGTGATGAACTTTGCCCTGTTTTGCTATGAAACCGGAAGACTGGCCCTGGCCGCCGAGCAATACAACAGGTTCATGAGCCAGGCCCAGGACCTGCTGCTGCCCACGGAA TACAAATTCCAAGCCACCAAGCTGAAATCTCTTCTGAGAATATCGAATCAAGGCAACGGCATCCTGCTGGATGCTGCAGACTCAGAGGACTCGGATTTGCGGCAAAATGGATTCGAGGAACTACCACCAGATGATCTGCCCTTGGAGGTGAATGCAGTTGTAAGCCAAAACTGA
- the LOC108072149 gene encoding uncharacterized protein, producing MKFTLLLLIASAACILAAPAPAAEEQQQQQESSVKAKRGLSLGLGYHAPLLTHSHYVSAPTVVHHAPIISHAPLISHAPLIAHAPLIAHHPVSSVSYHLPTYHSIHHF from the exons ATGAAGTTCACT TTGCTACTGCTCATCGCCAGCGCTGCCTGCATCCTGGCCGCACCTGCTCCCGCCGccgaggagcagcaacagcagcaggagtcTTCCGTGAAGGCCAAGCGAGGACTCTCCCTGGGCCTGGGCTACCACGCCCCTCTGCTGACACATTCGCATTACGTGTCTGCCCCAACGGTTGTGCACCATGCACCCATAATCTCGCATGCGCCGCTCATCTCGCATGCACCGCTCATTGCCCACGCCCCCCTAATTGCCCACCATCCGGTGTCCTCGGTGTCCTATCACCTGCCCACCTACCACTCCATCCACCACTTCTAA